Proteins from one Mercurialis annua linkage group LG7, ddMerAnnu1.2, whole genome shotgun sequence genomic window:
- the LOC126657241 gene encoding receptor-like protein 33, whose amino-acid sequence MESCNSSYMLFFVMLCYLIAISHSIKHRCHDDERSALLQFKHSFLSTNTCSASSDYPKLESWKFVEGESSGDCCTWDGVECDNRTNHVISLDLSNSCLSGSINSNTTISDLFHLRRLNLAYNSFRSSPIPSRIGNLSSLTHLNLSFSGFSGLVPPQLFNLSNLVSLDLSSDISQLKLENNSLRKLAQNLIFLKNLDLSAVNISSSVPDLISGLSSLESLYLDGCLLSGEFPVSILQLPNLKLLDLSFNPDLTVPLPDFHSRIPVKSLRLRGTNLAGEIPASISNLVSLEELELSNCRLNDQLPSSVKELVHWKSFKLNNCNFSREFAYSIGNLIHLKQITITDSIFIDQIPVSFSNLTDLVYLDLSSNHFSPATTSSFFWIGKLTKLTSLYLHNMSLNGEIPPGISNLTQLSALFMGYNQLTGPIPPNLMNLTRLRTLRFNSNRLSGQIPSQISRLTLLLSLDLSSNKIEGSIPYGLYSLNNLSYLDLSFNKLAGTIDFSMFFKLKNIWSLNLSFNNLSLIIQNINSNSSIPNLRVLGLATCNLSEFPKFLRNQNQLGFLDLSSNNIDGQIPSWICDIGLNSMDLLNLSHNHLSGFEQDPLVLQWPKLRTLDLRSNVLEGTLPIPPSSINSYLISKNKLSGEISPLICNLIFIQSLDLSFNNLSGALPNCLGSLSNSISLLDLKQNNFHGNIPSTWRSGCRLRMISMSHNELVGPLPSSLANCSLLEFVDFGNNQIVDSFPKWLGTLSDLRILILRSNGFFGVIDEVGAVGFLNLRVVDLSGNNFSGLLPLRYLSRSNSMKVRNSNLMSYMEKYLRPENGYYISSYYGSFEYSMTLYNKGLEMNYLKIPNIFIAVDFSNNKFQGEIPEMIGNLKGLQLLNLSRNILQGPIPSSLENLKALECLDLSENQLSGQIPTMLTDITALSSFDVSFNHLSGPIPQGNQFCTFETKSYEGNPGLWVETWTKQCGNARSTPVEPPPVFMEDEDSESAVKINWLVVLMGFGSGLIVGVVAGNMFLTRKQYWFSKKFGRKQRKHRIRRIRNRN is encoded by the coding sequence ATGGAGTCGTGTAATTCAAGTTACATGCTCTTCTTTGTCATGCTCTGTTATTTGATAGCAATTTCACATTCTATAAAACACCGCTGCCACGACGATGAGAGGTCTGCGTTGTTGCAATTCAAACATAGCTTTTTGAGTACCAACACTTGTTCTGCTTCTTCCGATTATCCGAAACTTGAATCGTGGAAATTCGTCGAAGGCGAAAGCTCAGGAGATTGCTGCACATGGGACGGCGTGGAGTGTGACAATAGAACCAACCATGTCATTAGCTTGGACCTCAGTAACAGTTGCCTCTCTGGTTCTATCAACTCCAATACGACTATCTCCGACCTTTTCCACCTTCGGAGGCTTAACCTCGCGTACAATAGCTTCCGTTCATCACCAATACCTTCACGTATTGGCAATCTCTCGAGTCTGACTCATCTCAACCTCTCCTTTTCAGGTTTTTCCGGCCTAGTCCCACCGCAACTATTCAATCTATCCAACTTGGTTTCGCTCGATTTATCTAGCGACATATCACAATTGAAGCTTGAAAACAATAGTCTCAGAAAGTTAGCtcaaaatttgatatttttaaagaatCTTGATCTCTCAGCCGTAAACATTTCATCAAGTGTTCCTGATTTAATATCAGGACTTTCGTCTTTGGAATCGCTCTATCTTGATGGATGTTTGTTGTCCGGAGAATTTCCTGTTTCTATACTCCAGCTTCCGAATCTGAAGCTACTTGATCTAAGTTTCAATCCAGATCTTACAGTTCCCTTACCAGATTTTCATTCCAGGATACCCGTAAAGTCACTAAGGCTCCGCGGAACGAACTTGGCCGGGGAGATACCGGCTTCAATATCTAATCTAGTCAGCTTAGAAGAACTCGAGCTATCTAACTGCAGATTAAACGACCAGCTTCCTTCTTCAGTTAAAGAACTAGTTCACTGGAAATCATTCAAGCTAAACAACTGCAATTTCAGCAGGGAATTTGCTTACTCCATAGGAAACCTGATCCACTTAAAACAAATTACAATAACCGACAGCATCTTCATCGATCAGATCCCGGTCTCATTCAGTAATCTTACGGATCTTGTATATTTGGATCTTTCGAGTAATCATTTCAGCCCTGCAACTACTTCTTCATTCTTTTGGATCGGTAAGCTCACCAAACTAACATCTCTATATCTTcataatatgagtttaaatgGCGAAATCCCTCCAGGGATTTCGAATCTAACCCAGCTTTCGGCTCTGTTCATGGGTTATAATCAACTCACCGGTCCAATCCCGCCAAATCTTATGAACTTAACTCGTCTTAGGACTTTACGTTTTAACTCCAACCGATTATCTGGTCAAATTCCTTCGCAGATTAGCCGTCTTACCTTACTCTTATCGCTCGACCTCTCGTCGAATAAAATAGAAGGTTCAATTCCCTATGGTCTATATAGTCTCAACAACCTTAGCTATCTTGACCTTTCATTTAATAAATTGGCTGGCACAATAGATTTCAGCATGTtctttaagttaaaaaatatatggtctttgaatttatcttttaataacTTGTCATTGATCatccaaaatattaattcaaattcCAGTATACCAAATTTGAGAGTCTTAGGATTGGCAACTTGCAATCTATCAGAATTTCCCAAGTTCTTGCGAAACCAAAATCAACTCGGATTTCTTGATCTTTCCTCCAACAATATCGACGGCCAGATTCCGTCATGGATATGTGATATAGGCTTAAATTCAATGGATCTTCTGAATCTTTCTCATAACCATTTATCCGGTTTTGAGCAGGATCCTCTCGTGCTTCAATGGCCGAAATTGCGTACTTTAGACCTTAGATCAAATGTGCTAGAAGGAACTCTCCCTATCCCACCTTCATCAATCAATTCTTACTTAATCTCAAAAAACAAATTGTCTGGTGAAATTTCTCCTTTGATTtgcaatttaattttcattcagTCTCTTGATTTGTCATTCAACAATTTGAGTGGTGCACTACCCAATTGTTTGGGAAGTTTGAGTAATTCCATTTCTTTATTGGACCTAAAACAAAACAACTTTCATGGAAATATTCCGTCAACTTGGAGAAGCGGATGCAGACTCAGAATGATTAGTATGAGTCATAATGAATTAGTCGGACCGTTACCGAGTTCACTAGCCAACTGTTCGTTATTGGAGTTCGTTGATTTTGGTAATAATCAAATAGTTGACAGTTTTCCGAAATGGTTAGGAACTCTTTCTGATTTGAGGATTCTGATACTGAGATCTAACGGTTTTTTCGGTGTAATTGACGAAGTTGGAGCTGTCGGATTCTTGAACTTACGAGTCGTTGACTTGTCCGGCAACAATTTCAGCGGACTTCTACCACTAAGGTACCTTAGCAGATCAAATTCCATGAAAGTCAGAAACTCAAACCTAATGTCATACATGGAGAAGTATTTGAGACCCGAAAACGGGTATTATATATCATCATATTATGGATCTTTTGAGTATTCAATGACACTGTACAACAAAGGATTAGAGATGAATTACCTGAAGATCCCGAATATATTCATAGCCGTCGATTTCTCCAACAACAAATTCCAAGGAGAGATTCCGGAAATGATCGGAAATCTCAAAGGCCTTCAATTGCTAAACCTTTCCAGGAACATTCTTCAAGGTCCGATACCATCTTCTCTAGAAAATCTGAAAGCATTGGAATGTTTGGATCTTTCTGAAAACCAACTCTCGGGGCAAATTCCGACAATGCTGACGGATATAACTGCCCTTTCGTCATTCGATGTGTCGTTCAACCACCTTTCTGGGCCTATACCGCAAGGAAATCAATTTTGTACTTTCGAAACCAAATCATACGAAGGGAATCCAGGATTGTGGGTGGAAACTTGGACAAAGCAATGTGGAAATGCTAGATCAACGCCGGTGGAACCTCCTCCAGTATTTATGGAAGATGAAGATTCTGAATCTGCAGTGAAAATAAATTGGTTGGTGGTTTTAATGGGGTTCGGAAGTGGGCTTATAGTTGGAGTGGTTGCTGGAAATATGTTCCTTACAAGAAAACAGTATTGGTTTTCCAAGAAATTCGGAAGGAAACAGAGGAAGCACAGAATCAGACGCATAAGAAATAGAAATTGA